One part of the Paraglaciecola sp. L3A3 genome encodes these proteins:
- a CDS encoding DNA ligase yields MTTFSAFIRLILLILVHVLVSVCNASVLNSSIPHKTPTTQQLATVYQDGIIIKDYWISEKLDGIRARWNGSNLISRRGNIIHAPLWFVQDFPQQTIEGELWLARKKFEQTASIVLRDTPNQDWQNIKFMLFDLPDHTGNFSQRITAMQNIVTTIASPYLQVIPQFKLSSQMQLIHKLDELVAQGAEGLMLHHQNAYYQDGRSSQLLKLKKHMDAEAKVIAHLAGKGKYQNMLGALLVELDNGLQFKIGSGFSDSQRQTPPAIGTIITFKYYGLTARGIPRFASFLRIKP; encoded by the coding sequence ATGACTACTTTTAGCGCATTTATCCGTTTGATACTTCTTATTTTAGTGCACGTACTTGTTAGCGTTTGTAATGCCAGTGTGCTGAATTCATCAATACCTCACAAAACTCCAACTACGCAACAATTAGCCACGGTTTATCAAGATGGTATAATAATTAAAGACTATTGGATCAGTGAAAAACTCGACGGTATTCGCGCCCGCTGGAATGGTTCAAACCTCATATCCCGCCGAGGAAATATCATTCACGCCCCACTTTGGTTTGTGCAAGACTTTCCACAGCAAACTATAGAAGGTGAATTATGGCTAGCCCGCAAAAAATTTGAGCAAACGGCCTCTATAGTATTGCGTGATACTCCCAATCAAGATTGGCAAAATATCAAATTTATGTTGTTTGATTTACCTGATCATACAGGCAACTTTAGCCAACGCATAACAGCTATGCAGAACATAGTAACAACTATCGCCAGCCCTTACTTACAAGTGATACCTCAATTTAAACTAAGCAGCCAAATGCAGTTAATACACAAGTTAGATGAACTCGTCGCCCAAGGTGCAGAAGGCCTAATGCTGCATCATCAAAATGCTTATTATCAAGATGGCAGAAGCTCACAACTGCTTAAACTAAAAAAACACATGGATGCCGAAGCAAAAGTGATCGCCCACCTTGCCGGTAAAGGAAAATACCAAAACATGTTAGGCGCGTTATTAGTTGAATTAGATAACGGCCTACAATTTAAAATTGGCTCAGGGTTTTCTGACTCACAACGGCAAACACCACCAGCTATAGGCACAATTATCACCTTTAAATATTACGGCCTAACCGCCAGAGGTATCCCCCGCTTCGCCAGTTTTTTACGGATAAAACCATAA
- a CDS encoding antitermination protein NusB: MENILSSGSYFVGWGTLALINAGIAQGKGRKGLNWFVISLLLGPIATLVLVLMADLRAFNRY; this comes from the coding sequence ATGGAAAATATTTTAAGTTCAGGCTCATACTTTGTTGGTTGGGGAACATTAGCATTAATTAATGCAGGAATAGCTCAAGGCAAAGGTCGTAAAGGTTTAAATTGGTTTGTAATTTCCTTGCTTTTAGGGCCTATAGCTACATTAGTCTTAGTCCTAATGGCTGATTTAAGAGCATTCAATCGTTATTAA